In a genomic window of Helianthus annuus cultivar XRQ/B chromosome 10, HanXRQr2.0-SUNRISE, whole genome shotgun sequence:
- the LOC110884717 gene encoding transmembrane protein 87A, whose amino-acid sequence MNPARISNRQLSLLSLLLLLAIYSTDASIHVYDRDPFREVGNAYLVSGGSEGLAASRTATPLPRHSTVVTATDGRSFIRFQNITFRRTEASAAKYSKNERRTGLVQVVIFEAADRDNIGGSPYGGQRSICCTPDLAKVEGCKQGEVIRIPSAKDPNWPVTVNVYFRGKSLTAQLRTTEAYIMKTGMYNLFFISCDPNLKGMTLTGQTSWKNPDGYLPGRMAPLKKFYVIMVIAYALLCIAWFSQYVKFWDDVLQLQHCISFVVAIGLFEMILWYFDYSYFNNTGIRPVAITTWVVTVGAIRRTVSRLLILCVSMGYGVVRPTLGGLTTKVMLIGVTYFLSTELLNVTENVGTISDIAGRARVILVLPNALLDAFLIMWIFTSLSKTLTQLQAKRSSVKLDTYRKFSNALLITVVLSVVWIGYEVYFKATDPFNERWQSGWIITSFWDILAFALLCVICYLWTPSQSSQRYAYSEEKGEDSDEETEALNSGSPKGDISLVKQERREKNGQNTDEFDLDDDDDAEGKRE is encoded by the exons ATGAATCCCGCACGCATTTCAAACCGCCAGTTATCTCTACTCTCACTGTTACTTTTACTTGCAATTTACTCCACCGACGCATCCATCCACGTGTACGATCGAGATCCGTTCCGAGAAGTCGGAAATGCGTACCTTGTCTCCGGCGGTAGCGAAGGTCTCGCCGCATCTCGCACCGCTACTCCGCTGCCTCGTCATTCAACTGTCGTCACCGCCACTGACGGTCGTTCGTTTATCCG GTTTCAGAACATCACATTTCGGAGGACTGAAGCATCTGCAGCCAAGTATTCAAAAAACGAACGTCGTACTGGATTAGTACAAGTTGTCATTTTTGAGGCTGCTGATCGTGATAACATTGGTGGGTCCCCTTATGGTGGGCAGAGATCTATTTGTTGCACCCCTGATCTAGCTAAAGTGGAAGGTTGTAAACAAGGGGAAGTTATTAGAATACCTTCCGCAAAGGATCCTAACTGGCCCGTCACTGTCAACGTCTATTTTCGTGGAAAATCGTTAACTGCACAGTTAAGAACTACAGAGGCTTACATCATGAAAACGGGAATGTACAATTTATTTTTCATATCATGTGATCCGAACCTCAAAGGGATGACATTGACTGGTCAAACCTCGTGGAAGAACCCTGACGGCTACTTACCTGGAAGAATGGCCCCACTAAAGAAATTTTACGTAATCATGGTGATTGCGTACGCACTGCTTTGTATCGCTTGGTTTTCGCAATACGTGAAGTTTTGGGACGACGTTTTGCAACTTCAACATTGCATAAGTTTTGTGGTTGCTATCGGGTTGTTTGAAATGATACTTTGGTATTTTGACTATTCATATTTTAACAACACCGGAATAAGGCCCGTTGCGATTACGACTTGGGTTGTGACTGTGGGTGCCATAAGGAGAACCGTTTCACGGTTACTTATATTGTGTGTTTCTATGGGCTATGGTGTTGTGCGTCCTACACTTGGTGGACTTACGACAAAAGTTATGCTTATTGGAGTAACTTACTTTTTATCAACTGAGTTGCTGAATGTTACCGAGAATGTAGGGACCATAAGTGATATAGCTGGAAGAGCAAGGGTTATTCTTGTACTCCCAAATGCATTGCTGGATGCATTTTTGATCATGTGGATTTTCACTTCTCTTTCAAAGACGCTTACACAGCTACAG GCAAAGAGGAGTTCTGTTAAGTTGGATACATACAGGAAGTTCTCAAATGCATTACTGATCACAGTTGTTCTTTCAGTTGTTTGGATCGGATATGAG GTGTATTTCAAAGCAACGGATCCTTTCAATGAGAGGTGGCAAAGTGGGTGGATTATCACCTCATTTTGGGACATTCTTGCATTTGCATTGCTCTGTGTCATCTGCTATCTGTGGACACCATCACAGAGTTCTCAAAG ATACGCATATTCAGAAGAGAAAGGTGAAGATTCTGATGAAGAAACCGAAGCACTTAACAGTGGATCCCCCAAAGGTGACATCAGCTTAGTCAAGCAGGAACGACGAGAGAAAAACGGTCAAAACACGGATGAATTTGACCtagatgacgatgatgatgcaGAAGGCAAGAGAGAATAG